One genomic segment of Drosophila melanogaster chromosome 3R includes these proteins:
- the Saysd1 gene encoding SAYSVFN motif domain containing 1 yields the protein MADFQEQLRQYRAQKRRKETVDNFKDKLRRFWMLGTGANKDTTIEVQQVPTKFEAISENSQDEAVTSSESELVPEEQPTRSTDHHHKENNCLKYTLWTVYLLFWITLYVIAIKLSFGLVFLMFSALFGIYFNTRTEPKKRNEMSAYSVFNKNCESIDGTLKAEQFEREIRYGSGSVR from the exons ATGGCTGATTTTCAAGAACAGCTGCGACAGTATCGCGCTCAGAAAAGGAGAAAGGAAACGGTAGACAACTTCAAGGACAAACTACGGAGATTCTGGATGTTGGGAACCGGGGCTAATAAAGATACCACAATAGAGGTACAACAG GTACCTACTAAGTTCGAAGCTATCTCGGAAAACTCACAAGATGAGGCTGTGACCTCCAGTGAAAGTGAATTGGTGCCAGAGGAGCAGCCCACCAGATCCACAGATCATCACCACAAGGAAAACAACTGCCTAAAGTACACCCTCTGGACTGTCTATCTGCTGTTCTGGATAACTCTCTACGTTATTGCCATAAAGCTAAGCTTTGGATTGGTTTTCCTCATGTTTTCCGCCCTCTTTGGCATCTACTTCAACACCCGAACGGAGCCAAAGAAACGGAACGAGATGAGTGCCTACAGCGTTTTCAACAAGAATTGCGAGAGTATAGACGGCACCTTGAAGGCCGAGCAGTTCGAAAGGGAAATCCGCTATGGATCCGGAAGTGTACGATAG
- the CG31106 gene encoding uncharacterized protein: MSSESGQQDVESKPKSARSTSAGHEYEDVLQIIGFGRVQWIVLFAAGLLLMMVINETMGMSYITIVSQCDFEMNSMDKAVMSAASFIGIFCSSYFWGYLSDTIGRRPVLIYTTIAGNFLSLCSTVIPNYWLYVFIRFGVGFFIAGASSTTYAYLGEFFTPRHRPIAINYASLFVGVSTVYVPATAWLILSMDWSVSITDGFSLRPWRLLTICYLLPGVVGTLMLWSLPESPKILMSLHKTEEAFAAVDWIAVTNSGKHLHEFKVHKLKTEDNANGENILLISKSAFTTIKKMWKETLPLLRRPHLLNFVISCTIMCGLFFSSSGMGLWYPEIQNRLGSNAADDSMTVCQVIDASIDQMQANASNKICDDHINTKSYIDTITYGSALIVGYILMGLVINTIGRKASISIGLTLAGACAIALIFIKDEVAIVVCFCLYLVLPGLCVSILSGAVVDLVPTHLRGKAVCICLMLGRTGSVFGSNIIGVLLESYCSLTFGVFSGFVLVCASLTLLLPI; the protein is encoded by the exons ATGAGTTCGGAATCTGGCCAACAAGACGTTGAATCGAAGCCAAAATCGGCTCGGAGTACCAGTGCTGGTCACGAATACGAGGATGTGCTTCAGATTATTG GATTCGGGCGAGTGCAATGGATCGTCCTTTTTGCCGCAGGACTTCTCCTGATGATGGTCATAAACGAGACCATGGGCATGTCCTATATTACCATAGTATCCCAGTGCGATTTTGAGATGAACTCAATGGATAAGGCGGTCATGAGTGCTGCCAGTTTTATCG GCATATTCTGTTCATCATACTTTTGGGGCTACCTGAGTGACACTATAGGTCGCAGACCAGTGCTAATCTATACGACGATCGCCGGGAATTTCTTATCCTTATGCTCCACCGTCATTCCGAACTACTGGCTTTATGTGTTCATTCGTTTCGGTGTTGGATTTTT CATTGCGGGAGCATCATCAACAACCTATGCGTATCTTGGGGAATTCTTCACTCCCCGTCATCGACCAATCGCCATTAATTACGCCAGTCTCTTCGTGGGTGTGTCCACTGTCTATGTTCCAG CTACCGCCTGGCTAATACTTTCGATGGACTGGAGTGTCAGTATAACCGATGGCTTCTCCTTACGTCCTTGGAGACTGCTGACCATATGCTACTTGCTGCCTGGTGTCGTGGGCACATTGATGTTGTGGTCGCTTCCCGAGAGTCCCAAGATCCTAATGTCCTTGCACAAAACTGAAGAGGCTTTTGCGGCAGTCGATTGGATTGCAGTGACGAATTCGGGCAAACACTTACACGAATTCAAGGTGCATAAACTAAAAACGGAAGATAACGCGAATGGGGAAAATATACTGCTCATATCCAAGTCAGC GTTTACAACAATCAAGAAAATGTGGAAGGAAACTTTGCCGCTGCTAAGAAGACCTCACTTGCTGAACTTCGTCATCAGCTGTACGATTATGTGTGGTCTATTTTTCAG TTCTTCGGGCATGGGTCTTTGGTATCCAGAAATTCAAAATCGATTGGGCTCAAATGCGGCGGACGATTCAATGACTGTTTGCCAAGTTATTGATGCGTCAATAGATCAAATGCAAGCGAATGCATCCAATAAA ATTTGCGACGACCACATAAATACCAAGAGCTATATAGACACCATTACCTATGGATCGGCCCTAATAGTTGGCTATATCTTGATGGGTCTTGTTATAAACACGATTGGTCGCAAGGCCTCGATTTCAATTGGATTAACTCTAGCTGGAGCTTGTGCAATAGCATTGATCTTTATAAAGGACGAGGTGGCCATAGTGGTTTGCTTCTGCTTGTATCTGGTACTACCGGGACTTTGTGTCTCCATTCTGAGTGGAGCAGTCGTCGATTTGGTGCCCACCCATCTGCGCGGAAAAGCGGTGTGCATTTGCCTGATGCTGGGACGCACGGGAAGTGTTTTCGGTAGTAATATCATCGGAGTGCTCCTGGAATCCTATTGCTCTCTAACTTTCGGGGTATTCTCTGGATTTGTGCTGG TATGTGCAAGTCTGACGTTACTGTTGCCTATTTAA
- the CG31103 gene encoding uncharacterized protein produces MHSSLESNTLGPNVWDYDMVLEKIGYGKTQWVLLLVSGLLTITSVAAQQAMSIIVIASQCEFETTQAEKGVMMAASVTGIFLSTYIWGYISDDIGRRRVLLYGNFASNALQFVLMFVTSVWLFNIINLLVGISVGAVSAALYAYLSEFNIPRHRAVAINYSTMFVSVTAIYVPATAWLVLSSNWAITMGDFVFRPWRLLLLVSLLPGFIGGLILLYYPESPKFLLSQEKNNEAIEAVAWISKFNRGKSIQQVLSCDEFTLKSEDPVGENLLGESQGCGILSKICRATIPLFHKPHGFNFILCNLALFGMFFSSNGMQLWFPEIVNRSSGAENNSSTVCEILSVPVEQPNVTETLDCTDPISSKTYIDNLVVGFAFLIGFSIQGLILNPLGRKNVLLAALAVATLSGVLLHFMESPTGVLVLFCLYILLPGLSISIMIGAIVDLVPTHLRSKAVSFCMSLGRLGIIAATNLMGVMLQPYCNTTFAMFTCTLIVCIVIVHYLPIRNSA; encoded by the exons ATGCACAGCTCACTGGAGAGCAATACCCTCGGTCCCAATGTGTGGGACTACGACATGGTGCTGGAGAAGATAG GCTATGGCAAAACGCAGTGGGTGCTCCTGCTCGTCAGCGGACTGCTGACCATCACATCCGTTGCAGCCCAACAGGCCATGAGTATCATTGTGATCGCCTCGCAGTGCGAATTTGAAACCACACAGGCCGAGAAGGGCGTGATGATGGCGGCTAGTGTTACAG GTATCTTCCTATCGACCTACATATGGGGATACATCAGCGATGATATAGGTCGTCGAAGGGTCTTACTCTATGGTAACTTCGCCAGCAATGCCCTCCAGTTCGTTCTGATGTTTGTTACCAGCGTCTGGCTATTTAACATTATAAACCTTCTCGTTGGAATTAG TGTTGGCGCGGTGTCAGCAGCACTCTATGCATATCTAAGTGAATTCAATATACCACGACATCGCGCCGTGGCAATTAACTATTCGACGATGTTCGTCAGTGTTACGGCCATATATGTTCCAG CAACTGCTTGGTTGGTACTTTCCTCGAACTGGGCCATCACCATGGGAGATTTTGTGTTTAGGCCATGGCGTTTGCTATTGCTAGTTAGTCTGCTACCAGGATTTATTGGCGGCTTGATATTACTCTATTATCCTGAAAGCCCCAAGTTCCTGCTGTCCCAAGAAAAGAACAACGAAGCCATAGAAGCTGTGGCTTGGATCAGTAAATTTAACAGAGGAAAATCCATACAACAAGTTTTGAGCTGCGATGAATTTACACTGAAGTCCGAGGATCCAGTGGGCGAAAACTTGTTGGGCGAAAGCCAGGGATGTGGTATATTATCCAAAATTTGCAGGGCCACTATTCCACTTTTCCACAAGCCACAtggatttaattttattctttGCAACTTGGCATTATTCGGAATGTTTTTCAG TTCAAACGGCATGCAGCTTTGGTTTCCCGAAATTGTTAATCGGTCATCAGGTGCCGAAAATAACTCTTCAACAGTATGCGAAATTCTCAGCGTACCCGTAGAACAACCCAATGTTACAGAAACTTTG gaCTGCACCGATCCTATTAGTAGCAAAACCTATATTGACAACCTCGTTGTAGGTTTCGCATTTCTGATTGGATTCTCGATTCAAGGACTAATACTTAATCCTTTGGGCCGTAAAAACGTACTTTTAGCTGCTCTGGCAGTTGCAACTTTAAGTGGAGTCCTATTGCATTTTATGGAAAGTCCAACAGGAGTCCTTGTTCTCTTTTGCCTTTACATTCTTCTGCCTGGGCTTTCGATTTCTATTATGATTGGCGCCATTGTTGATTTGGTCCCTACACATTTGAG ATCCAAGGCAGTTAGCTTCTGCATGTCACTGGGAAGACTTGGGATCATTGCAGCTACAAACTTGATGGGAGTTATGCTGCAGCCTTATTGCAACACCACTTTTGCTATGTTTACGTGCACGTTAATTG TGTGCATTGTTATCGTTCATTACCTACCAATTCGGAACTCAGCTTAA